The Triticum aestivum cultivar Chinese Spring chromosome 3A, IWGSC CS RefSeq v2.1, whole genome shotgun sequence genome includes a region encoding these proteins:
- the LOC123059360 gene encoding probable inactive purple acid phosphatase 16 codes for MRWWQYRLVAAVAFVAAALATGAAVLRPPAPLRFGPGGRFKVALFADLHYGENAWTDWGPAQDAASDRVMATVLDAEKPDFVVYLGDLVTANNVPIPNATLYRDRAISASRRRGLPWSTVFGNHDDMPFEWPPEWFSPAGIPPVHCPPAASGCSFRGTPRIELMTAELNRDGADGLSRSMVGPQELWPGISNYVLQVLSHEERQDPALLMYFLDSGGGSYPEVISSAQVRWFHSQSHFLNPDGRIPEIIFWHIPSTSYVKVAPKSKTEICKPCVGSLNEEDVAPQEAEWGMMDALAKRSSVKAIFVGHNHGLDWCCPYEKLWLCFARHTGHGGYGDWPRGARIVEIAEKPFSVHSWIRMENRSTHSHITLS; via the exons ATGCGGTGGTGGCAGTACCGCCTCGTGGCTGCAGTGGCCTTCGtcgccgccgccctggccaccggCGCCGCGGTGCTGCGGCCACCGGCGCCGCTGCGGTTCGGGCCGGGCGGCCGGTTCAAGGTGGCGCTGTTCGCGGACCTGCATTACGGCGAGAACGCCTGGACGGACTGGGGCCCCGCGCAGGACGCCGCCTCCGACCGCGTCATGGCCACCGTGCTCGACGCCGAGAAGCCTG ACTTCGTGGTGTACCTCGGCGACCTCGTGACAGCCaacaacgtgccgatccccaacgCGACCCTGTACCGGGACAGGGCAATTTCTGCTTCCCGACGCAGGGGCCTCCCGTGGTCCACCGTGTTCGGCAACCACGACGACATGCCCTTCGAGTGGCCGCCGGAGTGGTTCTCCCCCGCCGGCATCCCGCCCGTGCACTGCCCACCTGCCGCGTCAG GGTGCAGCTTCAGAGGAACGCCGCGCATCGAGTTGATGACGGCCGAGCTCAACCGCGACGGTGCCGACGGGTTATCGCGCTCGATGGTCGGCCCCCAGGAGCTCTGGCCTGGCATCTCCAACTACGTGCTACAGGTGCTCTCGCACGAGGAACGACAAGACCCTGCTCTGCTCATGTACTTCCTCGACTCAGGCGGTGGATCCTACCCGGAAGTCATATCCTCTGCACAGGTCCGGTGGTTCCACAGCCAGTCTCACTTCCTCAATCCAGATGGCAG GATTCCTGAGATCATCTTCTGGCACATACCAAGCACATCATACGTCAAGGTGGCTCCAAAGTCCAAGACTGAGATCTGCAAGCCCTGCGTTGGTTCCCTCAACGAGGAGGATGTGGCGCCACAAGAAGCCGAATGGGGCATGATGGACGCTCTTGCCAAGAGGTCTTCAGTTAAG GCGATCTTCGTGGGGCACAACCACGGGCTCGACTGGTGCTGCCCGTACGAGAAACTGTGGCTGTGTTTCGCGCGGCACACGGGTCACGGCGGATATGGTGACTGGCCAAGAGGGGCAAGGATCGTTGAGATAGCCGAGAAGCCGTTCTCTGTCCACTCCTGGATACGGATGGAGAACCGGAGCACGCACAGCCATATTACATTGTCTTGA